A genomic stretch from Anas platyrhynchos isolate ZD024472 breed Pekin duck chromosome 25, IASCAAS_PekinDuck_T2T, whole genome shotgun sequence includes:
- the IL10RA gene encoding interleukin-10 receptor subunit alpha isoform X1: MAPCTPAALALCMALLLAWPTHGEMLPKPRAVRYDTEMAYHLLRWEPGHDAPSNVSYEVEHIVYGTNSSWMAIPNCMRIQELSCDLTYYTLDPEQRYFSQVRAVSGNRTSLWQRSSSFSPREASLRLSGQSLSVLGNSIHMQLQMLFRVGNRTVRYEDIQRHARRYKVYVRRTQDNFTYELLETSSEFHIPDLVWDTEYCVSVEPEVTSRASRTVRTPEQCVTIGRRHRSAELVLNIVSTTLIILFLSCFLGAVLACMYIRKSVRPPAVLKNFIKQSSLWVEQESLSSGITDADPIQQLFLCHKEPQQPGAPSSTGTAQPPLDTGSELLAWPEGWTQLLGLAGSRDCSCTSTDSGICLHTSSSSSSSSSSSSSSSSSKLSHPEGQGYKQQLPVGNDSGVGLENSLQHPASSLVGAGHGGEPSLGPAAGQDSPQEVEFRGYLQQSKGTVEPRQEQSHGVPPSGCAGSPWGPAGTDVVLDMDCSELAVAKGYLKQSSPQPPRSHALDLAAPGTPQEPPVWDCCSQLGPQAPSLLSYGAPVISPASKASPELLKIPFDPSIFNTDLLGTLVTSSFGTNDWLTLQIDPLSVLDGGNKDSRL, translated from the exons ATGGCCCCCTGCACCCCCGCAGCCCTGGCCCTGTGCATGGCCCTGCTCCTCGCCTGGCCGACACACG GTGAGATGCTGCCGAAACCCAGGGCCGTACGCTATGACACGGAGATGGCATATCACCTGCTGCGGTGGGAGCCGGGACACGACGCCCCCAGCAATGTCAGCTACGAAGTGGAGCACATAGT CTACGGCACCAATTCCTCCTGGATGGCCATCCCGAACTGCATGAGGATCCAGGAGCTCAGCTGCGACCTCACGTACTACACCCTGGACCCCGAGCAGCGCTACTTCTCACAGGTGCGAGCCGTGTCCGGGAACCGCACGTCCCTGTGGCAGAGGAGCAGCTCTTTCTCCCCCAGGGAAG CCAGCCTGCGTCTGTCAGGCCAGAGCCTCTCCGTGCTGGGCAACAGCATCCACATGCAGCTGCAGATGTTGTTCAGGGTGGGGAACCGCACCGTTCGCTACGAGGACATACAGAGGCACGCCAGGCGCTACAAGGTGTACGTCAGGAGGACGCAGGACAACTTCACG TATGAATTGCTGGAGACCAGCTCGGAGTTCCACATCCCCGACCTCGTCTGGGACACTGAGTACTGCGTCAGCGTGGAGCCCGAGGTGACCAGCCGGGCCAGCCGCACCGTGCGCACCCCCGAGCAGTGCGTCACCATCGGCAGGAGACACA GGAGCGCAGAGCTCGTTTTGAACATCGTCAGCACCACCCTGATCATCCTCTTCCTTTCGTGCTtcctgggggctgtgctggcctgCATGTACATAAGGAAATCTGTGAGGCCGCCGGCCGTCCTG AAGAATTTCATAAAGCAGAGCTCGCTCTGGGTGGAGCAGGAGTCCTTGTCCTCGGGGATCACGGACGCAGACCCCATCCAGCAGCTGTTCCTGTGCCACAaggagccccagcagcccggtgcccccagcagcaccggCACAGCCCAGCCCCCCCTGGACACGGGCAGCGAGCTGCTGGCATGGCCCGAGGGCTGGacacagctcctggggctggcgGGGAGCAGGGACTGCAGCTGCACCAGCACTGACAGCGGCATCTGCCTGCAcacctcctcatcctcctcgtcctcttcttcctcctcctcctcctcttcctcctccaagCTGAGCCACCCCGAGGGCCAGGGCtacaagcagcagctgcccgTGGGCAATGACAGCGGCGTGGGCCTGGAGAACAGCCTCCAGCACCCCGCCAGCAGCCTCGTGGGTGCTGGGCACGGAGGCGAGCCCAGCCttggccctgctgcagggcaggacagCCCGCAAGAGGTGGAGTTTCGTGGGTACCTGCAGCAGTCCAAGGGCACGGTGGAGccaaggcaggagcagagccatgGGGTGCCCCCCTCGGGATGTGCAGGATCCCCATGGGGCCCGGCTGGCACCGATGTTGTGCTGGACATGGACTGCTCTGAGCTGGCTGTGGCCAAAGGGTACCTGAAGCagtcctctccccagcctccccgcAGCCACGCACTGGACCTTGCTGCCCCGGGGACACCTCAGGAGCCCCCTGTCTGGgactgctgcagccagctggggcCCCAAGCCCCCTCTCTGCTGAGCTATGGGGCTCCAGTTATTTCCCCGGCCTCCAAAGCCAGCCCTGAACTCCTGAAGATCCCCTTCGACCCGAGCATCTTCAACACTGACCTCCTGGGGACGCTGGTCACCTCCAGCTTCGGCACCAACGACTGGCTCACGCTGCAGATCGACCCCCTGAGCGTGCTCGATGGGGGCAACAAGGACAGCCGCCTGTGA
- the IL10RA gene encoding interleukin-10 receptor subunit alpha precursor (The RefSeq protein has 13 substitutions compared to this genomic sequence) has protein sequence MAPCTPAALALCMALLLAWPTHGEMLPKPRAVRYDTEMAYHLLRWEPGHDAPSNVSYEVEHIVYGTNSSWMAIPNCMRIQELSCDLTYYTLDPEQRYFSQVRAVSGNRTSLWQRSSSFSPREASLRLSGQSLSVLGNSIHMQLQMLFRVGNRTVRYEDIQRHARRYKVYVRRTQDNFTYELLETSSEFHIPDLVWDTEYCVSVEPEVTSRASRAVRTPEQCVTIGRRHRSAELVLNIVSTTLIILFLSCFLGAVLACMYIRKSVRPPAVLKNFIKQSSLWVEHESLSLGITDADPVQQLFLCHKEPQQPSAPSSTGTAQPPLDTGSELLAWPEGWTQLLGLAGSRDCSCTSTDSGICLHTSSSSSSSSSSSSSSSSSKLSHPEGQGYKQQLPMGNDSSVGLESSLQHPASSLVDAGHGGEPSLGPAAGQDSPQEVEFRGYLQQSKGTVEPRQEQSHGVPPSGCAGSPWGPVGTDVVLDMDCSELAVAKGYLKQSSPQPPRSHALDLAAPGTPQEPPAWDCCSQLGPQAPSLLSYGAPVISPASKASPELLKIPFDPSIFNTDLLGTLVTSSLGTNDWLTLQIDPLSVLDGGSKDSRL, from the exons ATGGCCCCCTGCACCCCCGCAGCCCTGGCCCTGTGCATGGCCCTGCTCCTCGCCTGGCCGACACACG GTGAGATGCTGCCGAAACCCAGGGCCGTACGCTATGACACGGAGATGGCATATCACCTGCTGCGGTGGGAGCCGGGACACGACGCCCCCAGCAATGTCAGCTACGAAGTGGAGCACATAGT CTACGGCACCAATTCCTCCTGGATGGCCATCCCGAACTGCATGAGGATCCAGGAGCTCAGCTGCGACCTCACGTACTACACCCTGGACCCCGAGCAGCGCTACTTCTCACAGGTGCGAGCCGTGTCCGGGAACCGCACGTCCCTGTGGCAGAGGAGCAGCTCTTTCTCCCCCAGGGAAG CCAGCCTGCGTCTGTCAGGCCAGAGCCTCTCCGTGCTGGGCAACAGCATCCACATGCAGCTGCAGATGTTGTTCAGGGTGGGGAACCGCACCGTTCGCTACGAGGACATACAGAGGCACGCCAGGCGCTACAAGGTGTACGTCAGGAGGACGCAGGACAACTTCACG TATGAATTGCTGGAGACCAGCTCGGAGTTCCACATCCCCGACCTCGTCTGGGACACTGAGTACTGCGTCAGCGTGGAGCCCGAGGTGACCAGCCGGGCCAGCCGCACCGTGCGCACCCCCGAGCAGTGCGTCACCATCGGCAGGAGACACA GGAGCGCAGAGCTCGTTTTGAACATCGTCAGCACCACCCTGATCATCCTCTTCCTTTCGTGCTtcctgggggctgtgctggcctgCATGTACATAAGGAAATCTGTGAGGCCGCCGGCCGTCCTG AAGAATTTCATAAAGCAGAGCTCGCTCTGGGTGGAGCAGGAGTCCTTGTCCTCGGGGATCACGGACGCAGACCCCATCCAGCAGCTGTTCCTGTGCCACAaggagccccagcagcccggtgcccccagcagcaccggCACAGCCCAGCCCCCCCTGGACACGGGCAGCGAGCTGCTGGCATGGCCCGAGGGCTGGacacagctcctggggctggcgGGGAGCAGGGACTGCAGCTGCACCAGCACTGACAGCGGCATCTGCCTGCAcacctcctcatcctcctcgtcctcttcttcctcctcctcctcctcttcctcctccaagCTGAGCCACCCCGAGGGCCAGGGCtacaagcagcagctgcccgTGGGCAATGACAGCGGCGTGGGCCTGGAGAACAGCCTCCAGCACCCCGCCAGCAGCCTCGTGGGTGCTGGGCACGGAGGCGAGCCCAGCCttggccctgctgcagggcaggacagCCCGCAAGAGGTGGAGTTTCGTGGGTACCTGCAGCAGTCCAAGGGCACGGTGGAGccaaggcaggagcagagccatgGGGTGCCCCCCTCGGGATGTGCAGGATCCCCATGGGGCCCGGCTGGCACCGATGTTGTGCTGGACATGGACTGCTCTGAGCTGGCTGTGGCCAAAGGGTACCTGAAGCagtcctctccccagcctccccgcAGCCACGCACTGGACCTTGCTGCCCCGGGGACACCTCAGGAGCCCCCTGTCTGGgactgctgcagccagctggggcCCCAAGCCCCCTCTCTGCTGAGCTATGGGGCTCCAGTTATTTCCCCGGCCTCCAAAGCCAGCCCTGAACTCCTGAAGATCCCCTTCGACCCGAGCATCTTCAACACTGACCTCCTGGGGACGCTGGTCACCTCCAGCTTCGGCACCAACGACTGGCTCACGCTGCAGATCGACCCCCTGAGCGTGCTCGATGGGGGCAACAAGGACAGCCGCCTGTGA
- the SMIM35 gene encoding small integral membrane protein 35: MDPRAGQEPISVLGLILGLGLALLILVLFGYAFVRCYQQGRCWSRPDFVFNLYHSRGLRSVAVELAPPFSISGLLSEAGGGYVRFQEQRL, translated from the exons ATGGACCCCAGGGCAG ggcaggagcccaTCAGTGTGCTCGGGCTCATCCTGGGCCTGGGGCTGGCCCTGCTGATCCTGGTGCTGTTTGGCTACGCCTTCGTCCGCTGCTACCAGCAGGGCCGGTGCTGGAGCC ggCCTGACTTCGTCTTCAACCTCTACCACAGCCG cGGGCTGAGGTCGGTGGCGGTGGAGCTGGCACCACCATTCAGCATCAGCGGCTTGCTGAGCGAGGCGGGGGGCGGCTACGTGCGCTTCCAAGAGCAGAGGCTCTGA
- the TMPRSS4 gene encoding transmembrane protease serine 4, whose translation MDMDPASERLNGGGGPSTRPKTCSVRRSCMRVGIPVLVVVLSLACLAGIGLLVKAYLEYHYFFCKQPLRLLPLARVCDGEADCLHGEDEASCPQHVPEGPQAGARVSRDRSILQVLDRNTGAWSCVCYDHFNLALAKAACEQMGYSSTPSFRAVDAGAGQPLPPRELVLSDGSLQVPEPGRKCLSGSVVSLVCSSCGESARTPRVLGGRPAAIEWWPWQVSLQYRTEHICGGSVIEPGWILTAAHCFKNNPVIPNWRVKAGSDLLSGSVTLAVEKVFLAEVTPPSPKDNDIALVKLQSPLQVSDRIKPICLPYFDEELVPGTSLWVTGWGYTKEHGKLSETLQQAEVKLVDTTSCNLAAYHGEVTEKMLCAGVPQGGVDTCQGDSGGPLMYLGRHWQVVGIVSWGQGCGTPSTPGVYTSVRAYLNWIYAVRRSEL comes from the exons ATGGACATG GACCCAGCCTCCGAGCGGCTGAACGGCGGCGGAG GTCCCAGCACCAGACCCAAAACCTGCTCGGTGCGGCGGTCCTGCATGCGTGTCGGCATCCCCGTGCTGGTGGTCGTGCTGAGCCTCGCCTGCCTGGCTGGGATCGGGCTCCTGG TCAAGGCTTACCTGGAGTACCACTACTTCTTCTGCAAGCAGCCCCTGAGGCTGCTGCCCCTGGCGAGGGTCTGCGACGGGGAGGCAGACTGCCTGCACGGCGAGGACGAGGCCAGCTGTCCCCAGCACGTCCCCGAGGGGCCGCAGGCTGGCG CCCGCGTCTCCAGGGACAGATCCATCCTGCAGGTGCTCGACAGGAACACGGGAGCCTGGTCCTGCGTCTGCTACGACCACTTCAACCTGGCCCTGGCCAAGGCAGCGTGCGAGCAAATGGGCTACAGCAG CACCCCAAGCTTCCGAGCAGTGGATGCGGGTgcggggcagcccctgcctccccgCGAGCTGGTGCTGAGCGACGGCAGCCTGCAGGTGCCCGAGCCGGGCAG GAAATGCCTCTCCGGATCGGTTGTTTCGCTCGTTTGTTCCA GCTGCGGCGAGAGCGCGAGGACACCGCGTGTGCTGGGCGGGAGGCCGGCGGCCATCGAGTGGTGGCCGTGGCAGGTGAGCCTGCAGTACAGGACGGAGCACATCTGCGGGGGCAGCGTCATCGAGCCCGGCTGGATCCTCACCGCGGCGCACTGCTTCAA GAACAACCCCGTCATTCCCAACTGGCGAGTGAAGGCCGGCTCCGACCTCCTCTCGGGCTCCGTCACCCTGGCTGTGGAGAAGGTCTTCCTGGCCGAGGTGACGCCGCCGTCCCCCAAGGACAACGACATCGCCCTGGTGAAGCTGCAGTCCCCCCTGCAGGTCTCAG ACAGGATCAAGCCCATCTGCCTGCCCTACTTCGACGAGGAGCTGGTGCCAGGCACGTCCCTGTGGGTGACAGGCTGGGGCTACACGAAGGAGCACG GGAAACTGTCGGAGACCCTGCAGCAGGCGGAGGTGAAGCTGGTCGACACCACGAGCTGCAACCTGGCTGCGTACCACGGGGAGGTGACGGAGAAGATGCTGTGCGCCGGCGTGCCGCAGGGCGGGGTGGACACCTGCCAG GGGGACAGCGGCGGGCCCCTGATGTACCTGGGCAGGCACTGGCAGGTGGTGGGCATCGTCAGCTGGGGCCAGGGCTGCGGCACCCCCAGCACGCCCGGCGTCTACACCAGTGTCCGAGCCTACCTCAACTGGATCTACGCCGTCCGCAGG TCAGAGCTCTGA
- the SCN4B gene encoding sodium channel regulatory subunit beta-4 isoform X1 gives MPGGRPGDTPGACGGAARGAAEGAAPPPPPPSSPPPPPPPPPASPPSPRPGSARHGSPSAGAARAGRCGQPGPPRAAAMAPRPAAASPLLLPALLARSTEDKGLVQGLSVLAIALALEVSVGKTNTVTALNGSDVLLPCTFATCIGFQDLVFTWYFNSTEMIYHGKIKSKTTEPFLVSRNPRVEFVGSTTGKDNNISIVLKDVELSDAGKYTCHVKNPREKNAQHNATIILTVVHKMEETDNTLTLIIVGVVGGVFGLLILFMLVKRVILFIIKKVQDGKKECLVSSSGNDNTENGLAGSKAEQKAPPKA, from the exons ATGCCGGGGGGGCGACCTGGGGACACCCCGGGGGCGTGCGGGGGCGCGGCGAGGGGCGCGGCGGAGGGCGCagcgccgcctcctcctcctccttcttctcctcctcctcctcctcctcctcctcctgcttctcctccttccccccggCCCGGCTCCGCCCGGCACGGCTCGCCCTCGGCGGGGGCGGCCAGAGCCGGGCGCTGCGGGCAGCCGGGCCCCCCCCGCGCCGCAGCCAtggccccgcgccccgccgccgcctcgccgcTCCTGCTGCCAGCGCTGCTGG CCCGAAGCACCGAGGATAAGGGACTTGTCCAAG gtTTGTCCGTCCTCGCCATCGCCTTGGCCCTGGAGGTGTCCGTGGGGAAGACCAACACTGTGACGGCTCTGAATGGCTCCGACgtcctgctgccctgcacctTCGCCACCTGCATCGGCTTCCAGGACCTGGTCTTCACGTGGTATTTCAACTCGACGGAGATG ATCTACCACGGCAAGATAAAGAGCAAAACCACCGAGCCCTTCCTGGTGAGCCGCAACCCCCGGGTGGAGTTCGTCGGCTCGACGACGGGGAAGGACAACAACATCTCCATCGTGCTGAAGGACGTGGAGCTCAGCGACGCCGGCAAGTACACCTGCCACGTCAAGAACCCCAGGGAGAAGAACGCGCAGCACAACGCCACCATCATCCTCACCGTGGTCCACAAGA TGGAGGAGACGGACAACACCCTGACGCTCATCATCGTGGGCGTCGTGGGGGGGGTCTTCGgcctcctcatcctcttcaTGCTCGTCAAGAGGGTCATCCTCTTCATCATCAAGAAGGTGCAGGATGGGAA GAAGGAGTGCCTGGTCAGCTCCTCGGGCAACGACAACACGGAGAACGGCCTGGCGGGCTCCAAGGCGGAACAAAAAGCCCCCCCGAAGGCATGA
- the SCN4B gene encoding sodium channel regulatory subunit beta-4 isoform X2: MPGGRPGDTPGACGGAARGAAEGAAPPPPPPSSPPPPPPPPPASPPSPRPGSARHGSPSAGAARAGRCGQPGPPRAAAMAPRPAAASPLLLPALLGLSVLAIALALEVSVGKTNTVTALNGSDVLLPCTFATCIGFQDLVFTWYFNSTEMIYHGKIKSKTTEPFLVSRNPRVEFVGSTTGKDNNISIVLKDVELSDAGKYTCHVKNPREKNAQHNATIILTVVHKMEETDNTLTLIIVGVVGGVFGLLILFMLVKRVILFIIKKVQDGKKECLVSSSGNDNTENGLAGSKAEQKAPPKA, encoded by the exons ATGCCGGGGGGGCGACCTGGGGACACCCCGGGGGCGTGCGGGGGCGCGGCGAGGGGCGCGGCGGAGGGCGCagcgccgcctcctcctcctccttcttctcctcctcctcctcctcctcctcctcctgcttctcctccttccccccggCCCGGCTCCGCCCGGCACGGCTCGCCCTCGGCGGGGGCGGCCAGAGCCGGGCGCTGCGGGCAGCCGGGCCCCCCCCGCGCCGCAGCCAtggccccgcgccccgccgccgcctcgccgcTCCTGCTGCCAGCGCTGCTGG gtTTGTCCGTCCTCGCCATCGCCTTGGCCCTGGAGGTGTCCGTGGGGAAGACCAACACTGTGACGGCTCTGAATGGCTCCGACgtcctgctgccctgcacctTCGCCACCTGCATCGGCTTCCAGGACCTGGTCTTCACGTGGTATTTCAACTCGACGGAGATG ATCTACCACGGCAAGATAAAGAGCAAAACCACCGAGCCCTTCCTGGTGAGCCGCAACCCCCGGGTGGAGTTCGTCGGCTCGACGACGGGGAAGGACAACAACATCTCCATCGTGCTGAAGGACGTGGAGCTCAGCGACGCCGGCAAGTACACCTGCCACGTCAAGAACCCCAGGGAGAAGAACGCGCAGCACAACGCCACCATCATCCTCACCGTGGTCCACAAGA TGGAGGAGACGGACAACACCCTGACGCTCATCATCGTGGGCGTCGTGGGGGGGGTCTTCGgcctcctcatcctcttcaTGCTCGTCAAGAGGGTCATCCTCTTCATCATCAAGAAGGTGCAGGATGGGAA GAAGGAGTGCCTGGTCAGCTCCTCGGGCAACGACAACACGGAGAACGGCCTGGCGGGCTCCAAGGCGGAACAAAAAGCCCCCCCGAAGGCATGA